The Glycine max cultivar Williams 82 chromosome 12, Glycine_max_v4.0, whole genome shotgun sequence genome window below encodes:
- the LOC100787748 gene encoding transcription factor LHW: MGFMLKEALRTLCGRNQWSYAVFWKIGCHNSKLLIWEECYYEPLPCPPHMFGMPDLPYQNGEGCWFSLEYRSSQLGIQEDDQVSSLINKMTVNNSVIIAGEGIVGRAAFTGSHQWILLNNFTKDAYPPQVYAEVHHQFSAGIQTVAVIPVLPHGVVQLGSFFPIIENMGFVKDVKSLILQLGCVSGALLSADYSEKLSNERLAGPPIAGVPVSVDRPVITSNCPPSVTTGSNQQNNSSHASMPCPLMEDTNTCQGSALTPLTRKLSQISNKPCQPKVIRMSKTSFASQQENRAVEAEVIPSDLDSCLQQHSVSYNARSAFSNITGLGSLGQSGLSVDNLALMEQQILSGIGNRDNVNPCVNASSSLNMSQLKTDGDHLLGHNMSFDSTSLVGGVPLHGGMSTLLSSTLITSSGSKSPRASTAVLSGVGVGIGPQNCVSSTKARVCSLANLTSQPGTFPKHVEGSDQKILPVDLKCASTNQKIDYDMLQAPNLPSFQVEEHVPINSQIPGFAHDCLLKDGSSQSMMTMDPKHKLDCAKPPSGDDLFDVLGVDLKNQLLNGNWDNLFTYESDANAENMDKKIAPMNMQGATTNPDIYSVKEAISDCGIFSGMGTDHLLDAVVSKAKSVVKQDSDDMSCRTTLTRNSTSSVPSPARRTVVSGHFQGGLFDLPKNDGKTGATETSFLRSGCNKDDAGNCSQTSSVYGSQLSSWVENSGSVKCENSASTRYSKRPDEACKPNRKRLKPGENPRPRPKDRQMIQDRVKELREIVPNGAKCSIDALLERTIKHMLFLQSVTKHADKLKQTGESKIINKEGGLLLKDNFEGGATWAYEVGSQSMVCPIVVEDLNPPRQMLVEMLCEERGFFLEIADLIRGLGLTILKGVMEAHNDKIWARFAVEANRDLTRMEIFMSLVRLLEKTVKGNTSPSNAIDNMVYHSFPQAAQIPVTGRPSSLQ, translated from the exons ATGGGGTTTATGTTGAAAGAAGCTTTGAGGACTCTCTGTGGTCGGAATCAGTGGTCTTATGCTGTGTTCTGGAAGATCGGTTGCCACAATTCCAA GCTATTAATTTGGGAAGAatgctattatgaacctttacCATGCCCTCCGCACATGTTTGGGATGCCTGATTTACCTTACCAAAATGGGGAAGGATGCTGGTTTTCTTTAGAGTATCGGTCATCGCAGCTTGGGATTCAAGAGGATGACCAAGTCTCTTCTTTGATTAACAAAATGACAGTAAACAATTCAGTTATCATTGCAGGTGAAGG TATAGTTGGACGGGCTGCATTTACAGGCAGCCATCAGTGGATTCTTTTGAACAATTTCACTAAAGATGCATATCCTCCACAG GTATATGCTGAGGTACATCACCAATTTTCAGCTGGAATACAG ACAGTAGCAGTTATTCCTGTGCTTCCTCATGGGGTTGTTCAACTTGGTTCTTTCTTTCCT ATAATTGAGAATATGGGATTTGTGAAAGATGTGAAGAGCTTGATCTTGCAATTGGGATGTGTTTCTGGCGCCCTTCTATCTGCAGACTATTCAGAAAAACTTTCTAATGAAAGACTTGCTGGACCTCCTATTGCTGGTGTACCTGTGTCTGTCGATCGACCTGTCATTACCTCAAACTGTCCTCCCTCAGTAACTACTGGCTCCAATCAGCAAAATAATTCATCTCATGCTTCAATGCCTTGTCCTCTAATGGAAGACACAAATACTTGCCAGGGTTCTGCATTGACACCCCTAACCCGTAAACTGAGCCAGATATCCAATAAACCTTGCCAACCAAAGGTTATTCGAATGAGTAAAACAAGCTTTGCTAGCCAACAAGAGAATAGAGCTGTCGAAGCTGAAGTAATACCCTCAGATCTTGATTCATGCCTGCAGCAGCATTCTGTTTCATATAATGCAAGATCTGCATTCAGTAACATAACTGGTTTGGGGTCTCTTGGTCAATCTGGTCTAAGTGTTGATAATCTTGCATTAATGGAGCAACAAATCTTATCAGGCATTGGGAATCGAGATAATGTTAACCCTTGTGTAAATGCCTCAAGTTCCTTGAACATGTCTCAACTAAAAACAGATGGAGACCATCTACTTGGCCACAATATGAGTTTTGACAGTACTTCACTAGTGGGAGGAGTCCCACTACATGGTGGGATGAGTACTCTTTTGAGTTCAACTCTGATTACTAGTTCTGGTTCAAAATCTCCCCGAGCATCCACAGCTGTTTTATCTGGAGTAGGAGTTGGGATTGGACCTCAAAATTGTGTTTCTTCAACTAAAGCAAGGGTTTGTTCTTTGGCAAATTTGACTAGTCAACCAGGCACCTTCCCCAAGCATGTAGAAGGTTCTGATCAGAAGATTCTCCCTGTAGATTTAAAGTGTGCttcaacaaatcaaaagatagaCTATGATATGCTTCAGGCCCCTAATCTCCCTTCTTTCCAAGTTGAGGAACATGTGCCCATTAATAGTCAAATCCCTGGTTTTGCCCACGATTGCCTTCTTAAAGATGGTAGTAGTCAATCTATGATGACAATGGATCCTAAACACAAACTAGATTGTGCTAAACCTCCATCGGGTGATGACTTGTTCGATGTTTTAGGGGTGGATTTGAAAAACCAATTGCTGAATGGAAACTGGGATAATCTCTTTACTTATGAATCAGATGCTAATGCAGAAAATATGGACAAAAAGATAGCACCTATGAACATGCAAGGTGCAACAACTAATCCTGATATTTATTCGGTTAAAGAAGCAATATCAGACTGCGGCATCTTTTCTGGGATGGGAACAGACCACCTCTTGGATGCCGTGGTCTCCAAAGCCAAATCTGTTGTGAAACAGGATTCTGATGACATGTCTTGCAGGACAACATTGACAAGGAATAGTACTTCCTCTGTTCCTTCTCCTGCACGGAGGACGGTAGTGTCTGGTCATTTCCAAGGGGGATTATTTGATTTGCCTAAGAATGATGGTAAAACAGGTGCCACAGAAACTAGTTTTCTTAGGTCTGGATGTAACAAGGATGATGCTGGAAACTGTTCTCAAACTAGTTCTGTTTATGGCTCTCAACTTAGTTCATGGGTTGAGAATAGTGGGAGTGTGAAATGTGAGAATAGTGCTTCAACTAGATACTCAAAGAGGCCAGATGAAGCTTGCAAGCCAAATCGTAAAAGGCTTAAACCTGGAGAGAATCCCAGGCCTCGACCGAAAGATCGTCAAATGATTCAAGATCGAGTGAAAGAGTTACGAGAAATTGTGCCAAACGGAGCAAAA TGTAGCATAGATGCACTTTTGGAACGGACCATTAAGCATATGCTTTTCTTACAAAGTGTGACAAAGCATGCTGACAAGCTGAAACAAACAGGGGAGTCTAAG ATTATTAATAAGGAAGGTGGGCTGCTTTTGAAAGACAACTTTGAGGGTGGGGCTACATGGGCATATGAAGTTGGCTCACAATCAATGGTTTGCCCTATTGTAGTTGAGGATCTGAATCCACCTCGTCAGATGCTAGTGGAG ATGCTTTGTGAGGAACGAGGTTTCTTTTTGGAAATAGCTGACTTAATCAGAGGATTAGGTTTAACCATCTTAAAGGGGGTAATGGAAGCTCACAATGACAAAATCTGGGCGCGCTTTGCTGTTGAG GCAAACAGGGATTTAACAAGGATGGAAATATTTATGTCACTAGTTCGTCTTTTGGAGAAAACGGTGAAGGGCAACACATCTCCATCCAACGCAATTGATAACatggtgtatcactctttcccaCAGGCTGCTCAGATACCAGTAACCGGAAGGCCTAGTAGTTTGCAGTGA